The following are encoded together in the Humulus lupulus chromosome 5, drHumLupu1.1, whole genome shotgun sequence genome:
- the LOC133780440 gene encoding uncharacterized protein LOC133780440, whose protein sequence is MGSIFGMHDRENVEVFCYALSANDGSEWRLRIQSEVEHFIDVSSMSSDMIARMINEDKYSSLSILMVILRGQEMKYLPCSRPLYRFLTWDFLELQARTIYITWLLMSLCHLLNSVIFIQKRLSIFLIVTL, encoded by the exons ATGGGTTCTATCTTTGGTATGCATGATAGAGAGAATGTTGAG GTCTTTTGCTATGCTTTAAGTGCAAATGATGGATCTGAATGGAGGCTGCGTATCCAATCAGAAGTGGAGCATTTTATAGATGTCTCATCCATGTCATCTGATATGATTGCCAGGATGATTAATGAGGATAAATACAGCTCCTTGTCAATCTTAATGGTTATACTAAG GGGGCAAGAAATGAAATATTTGCCATGCAGCCGGCCCCTATACAGATTTCTTACATGGGATTTCCTGGAACTACAGGCGCGGACTATATACATTACCTGGTTACTGATGAG TTTGTGTCACCTTCTCAATTCAGTCATATTTATTCAGAAAAGATTGTCCATCTTCCTCATTGTTACTTTGTAA